The Commensalibacter nepenthis genome has a window encoding:
- a CDS encoding Imm42 family immunity protein yields MIFGDKKNFAIRFELDPEDNYGKFMLGKFCFYIKNQKFGDWNECSILLDVMNCLGRSLRNNKKRYCPNLFDLNDKKIFDLIFYSVYDNNREIYRYLPENFHADQWSCKTMS; encoded by the coding sequence ATGATATTTGGAGATAAAAAGAATTTTGCCATTAGGTTTGAATTAGATCCAGAAGATAATTATGGAAAATTTATGCTTGGTAAATTTTGTTTTTATATCAAAAATCAAAAATTTGGAGATTGGAATGAGTGTTCTATATTATTAGATGTTATGAATTGTCTTGGAAGATCTCTTCGTAATAATAAAAAAAGATATTGTCCGAATTTATTTGATCTTAATGATAAGAAGATCTTCGATCTTATTTTTTATTCCGTTTATGATAATAACAGAGAAATATATAGATATTTACCAGAAAATTTTCATGCAGATCAATGGTCTTGTAAAACTATGAGTTAG
- a CDS encoding hemagglutinin repeat-containing protein, whose product MGVAANGSGSKQHANGDSSTGVNTTVSATDKVTITAPGKTTINGGIVSGNQVTVDTGNLDITSPQDTSHYDSSSSQAGLSVKAGSNWSAGGSYGNQNIKDHYQSTGKDLSGIYGGDGGVDIHVGDTTHLKAGVISSTADASKNHFDTGKLIAETQENQSKWDATATGGGLSVGTGALGSSLGPLGVIAGNLAGNSGLIAGGNRKHNETSTSQSAISGNIHVDAGSTQGSYTTDVNNANGHMDNKFNADKLSNQLQNSQLGMQLVGEVMGQISDALHNSGINGFDETNVKNDIGRIILEAAGSAAVAGVTGGNVGAAAGSAVAGNVATASTVSAIAKWAVAQSNGDPDTAILMTNVIENIIASAGGAAVGGAIGGSSGALNGADISSTIEQYNFVQAVPALIYGLTALYAIIKLGEAAEMTHNLNDENKDKQGNSQANNPANSSAQSTPADPNQQPDPDDNDGKNDEQNQTKNDQQPSNDAKNNVDSSELDAKSISEEIAGGHAYEKHVINQREYTELGIKTKEQFADLIENIIKNPTAVKQLSNGRSAFWDASTETIVIRDPKNPDGGTAFRPTTGRNYFDNAR is encoded by the coding sequence ATTGGGGTTGCTGCGAATGGCAGTGGCTCTAAACAACATGCGAATGGTGACAGTTCGACTGGGGTGAATACGACGGTCTCTGCGACGGACAAAGTGACGATTACCGCCCCTGGCAAGACGACGATTAATGGCGGGATTGTTTCTGGGAACCAAGTTACGGTTGATACGGGGAATTTGGATATTACCAGCCCCCAAGACACCTCACATTATGACAGCAGCAGCAGTCAAGCGGGGTTGAGTGTCAAAGCGGGGAGCAACTGGAGTGCTGGTGGCAGCTATGGCAATCAGAATATCAAGGATCATTATCAAAGCACTGGCAAGGATCTTTCTGGCATTTACGGAGGGGATGGTGGTGTTGATATTCACGTGGGTGACACGACGCATTTAAAGGCTGGGGTGATTAGCAGCACCGCAGATGCGTCCAAGAACCATTTTGACACGGGGAAATTGATTGCGGAAACTCAAGAGAACCAATCGAAATGGGATGCGACGGCTACGGGGGGTGGACTGAGTGTTGGCACGGGGGCTTTGGGGAGCTCCTTGGGACCATTGGGCGTGATTGCTGGGAACTTGGCTGGGAATTCTGGTTTGATTGCTGGTGGCAATCGCAAGCATAACGAAACATCGACCAGCCAGTCTGCGATCTCTGGGAATATCCATGTTGATGCTGGCAGCACACAGGGCAGCTATACCACGGATGTCAACAACGCCAATGGTCACATGGATAACAAGTTTAACGCCGATAAACTTTCCAACCAACTGCAAAACAGCCAACTCGGTATGCAGCTGGTCGGCGAAGTCATGGGACAAATCTCTGATGCGTTACATAATAGTGGTATCAATGGTTTTGACGAAACGAATGTTAAGAATGATATTGGTCGTATCATCCTCGAAGCCGCTGGCTCCGCCGCCGTCGCAGGCGTTACTGGCGGAAATGTCGGTGCCGCAGCGGGGAGTGCTGTTGCTGGGAATGTAGCCACTGCCTCGACGGTTAGTGCGATTGCTAAATGGGCAGTTGCTCAAAGTAATGGCGATCCTGATACTGCGATTTTGATGACTAATGTTATTGAAAACATTATTGCCAGTGCGGGTGGTGCTGCAGTAGGAGGAGCGATTGGTGGTAGCTCTGGTGCTTTAAATGGTGCTGATATTTCTTCAACGATTGAACAATATAATTTTGTACAGGCTGTACCTGCGTTAATATATGGATTGACGGCGCTTTATGCTATAATTAAATTAGGTGAAGCTGCTGAAATGACTCATAATCTTAATGATGAGAACAAGGATAAACAGGGGAATTCTCAAGCAAATAACCCTGCAAATTCTTCAGCACAATCTACACCAGCAGACCCCAATCAACAACCTGATCCAGATGATAACGATGGTAAAAATGATGAACAAAACCAAACTAAAAACGATCAGCAACCTAGTAATGATGCAAAAAATAATGTAGATTCATCGGAATTAGATGCTAAATCGATAAGTGAAGAAATTGCAGGTGGGCATGCTTATGAAAAGCATGTTATAAATCAACGTGAATATACTGAATTAGGTATTAAAACAAAAGAACAGTTTGCAGATCTTATTGAAAATATTATTAAAAATCCTACAGCGGTGAAGCAGCTTAGTAATGGAAGAAGTGCGTTTTGGGATGCATCCACTGAGACTATTGTTATTAGAGATCCTAAAAATCCTGATGGAGGCACTGCTTTTAGACCTACAACTGGACGTAACTATTTTGATAATGCAAGGTAA